From a single Lolium rigidum isolate FL_2022 chromosome 7, APGP_CSIRO_Lrig_0.1, whole genome shotgun sequence genomic region:
- the LOC124679115 gene encoding proline-rich protein 4-like, translating into MAAPGAFLLGVCALMLAIAVANAEAASVVVGLAKCADCTRKNMKAEEAFKGLKVAIKCKNVHGDYESKAVGGLDSTGAFSVPLAANLQGADCVAQLHSAASNTPCTGQEPSKVVPVSGGTTYGVVAGAKTATASPECASVTMCGPMKKHILEHFHHKKPVPPKPEPKPQPHPDYHPKPVPPKPEPKPQPHPDYHPVPPTPTYGGGGGHPSTPIYHAEPSMTVVGPIKKHILDHFHHKKPVPPKPEPKPQPHPDYHPVPPTPTYGGGHPSSSTPIYHAPAQH; encoded by the exons ATGGCAGCTCCGGGAGCATTTCTGCTCGGCGTTTGCGCCCTTATGCTGGCGATCGCCGTGGCCAATGCAGAGGCGGCGTCCGTCGTCGTCGGCCTGGCCAAGTGCGCCGACTGCACCAGGAAGAACATGAAGGCCGAGGAAGCTTTCAAAG GTCTTAAGGTGGCGATCAAGTGCAAGAACGTCCACGGCGACTACGAGAGCAAGGCGGTGGGCGGCCTCGACAGCACCGGCGCATTCAGCGTCCCCCTCGCGGCTAACCTCCAGGGCGCCGACTGCGTTGCCCAGCTTCACAGCGCCGCCTCCAACACGCCGTGTACCGGGCAGGAGCCGTCCAAGGTCGTCCCCGTCTCCGGAGGAACCACCTACGGGGTCGTCGCTGGCGCCAAGACTGCCACCGCATCACCAGAGTGCGCGTCAGTGACTATGTGCGGGCCGATGAAGAAGCATATTCTCGAGCATTTTCATCACAAGAAGCCCGTGCCACCAAAGCCGGAGCCCAAGCCCCAACCTCACCCAGACTACCACCCA AAACCCGTGCCACCCAAGCCGGAGCCCAAGCCACAACCTCACCCAGACTACCACCCTGTACCTCCCACTCCCACgtacggtggtggaggtggacacCCTTCCACTCCGATCTACCATGCGGAGCCGTCGATGACTGTTGTGGGACCGATCAAGAAGCACATCCTCGACCACTTTCACCACAAGAAGCCTGTGCCACCTAAGCCGGAGCCAAAGCCTCAGCCCCACCCGGACTACCACCCAGTCCCTCCCACTCCTACCTACGGCGGAGGACACCCTTCGTCTTCAACTCCGATCTACCACGCTCCCGCCCAACACTGA
- the LOC124677202 gene encoding extensin-like, whose translation MAAPRALVLGLCALLLAIAVANAEAASVVVGLAKCADCTRKNMKAEEAFKGLQVAIKCKNIHGEYESKAVGGLDGTGAFSVPLAADLHGADCVAQLHNAASNAPCPGQEPSKVVPVSEGTTYGVVAGAKTTAASPECASVTMCGPIKKHFLEHFHHKKPVPPKPEPKPQPHPDYHPVPPKPEPKPQPHPDYHPVPPTPTYGGGGGHSSAPIYHAESKTMLGPIKKHIIDHFHHKKPVPPKPEPKPQPHPDYHPVPPTPTYGGGGGHPSSPIYHAESKTMLGPIKKHIIDHFHHKKPVPPKPEPKPQPHPDYHPVPPTPTYGGGGGHPSAPIYHAEPSQTMLGPIKKHILDHFHHKKPVPPKPEPKPQPHPDYHPVPPTPTYGGGGGHPSAPIYHAEPSKTMLGPIKKHILDHFHHKKPVPPKPEPKPQPHPDYHPVPPTPTYGGGGGHPSTPIYHAESKTMLGPIKKHILEHFHHKKPVPPKPEPKPQPHPDYHPVPPTPTYGSGGGHPSTPIYHPPSQH comes from the exons ATGGCAGCTCCCAGAGCACTTGTGCTCGGCCTTTGCGCCCTCCTGCTGGCGATCGCCGTCGCCAATGCCGAGGCGGCGTCCGTCGTCGTCGGTCTGGCCAAGTGCGCCGACTGCACCAGGAAGAACATGAAGGCCGAGGAAGCTTTCAAGG GTCTTCAGGTGGCGATCAAGTGCAAGAACATCCACGGCGAGTACGAGAGCAAGGCGGTGGGCGGCCTAGACGGCACCGGCGCCTTCAGCGTGCCTCTCGCCGCCGACCTCCACGGCGCCGACTGCGTCGCGCAGCTCCACAATGCTGCCTCCAACGCTCCGTGCCCTGGCCAGGAGCCGTCCAAGGTCGTCCCTGTCTCCGAGGGCACCACCTACGGTGTCGTCGCCGGCGCCAAGACTACCGCAGCGTCGCCAGAATGCGCGTCCGTGACTATGTGCGGGCCGATCAAGAAGCACTTTCTGGAGCACTTCCACCACAAGAAGCCCGTACCGCCCAAGCCAGAGCCCAAGCCGCAGCCCCATCCAGACTATCACCCCGTACCGCCCAAGCCAGAGCCCAAGCCGCAGCCGCACCCAGACTATCACCCTGTCCCTCCCACTCCCACTtatggcggtggaggtggacaCTCCTCCGCTCCGATCTACCACGCGGAGTCTAAGACCATGTTGGGTCCGATCAAGAAGCACATCATTGATCACTTCCACCACAAGAAGCCTGTGCCACCAAAGCCGGAGCCCAAGCCCCAGCCCCACCCCGACTATCACCCCGTCCCTCCCACTCCCACttatggtggtggaggtggacacCCCTCGAGTCCGATCTACCACGCGGAGTCTAAAACCATGCTGGGTCCGATCAAGAAGCACATCATTGATCACTTCCACCACAAGAAGCCCGTGCCGCCAAAGCCGGAGCCCAAGCCCCAGCCCCACCCCGACTACCACCCCGTCCCTCCCACCCCTACCTACGGTGGAGGAGGTGGACACCCCTCGGCTCCGATCTACCATGCGGAGCCATCGCAGACCATGTTGGGCCCGATCAAGAAGCACATCCTTGACCACTTCCACCACAAGAAGCCCGTGCCGCCAAAGCCAGAGCCCAAGCCACAACCTCACCCGGACTACCACCCCGTCCCTCCCACCCCCACCTACGGCGGAGGAGGTGGACACCCCTCCGCTCCGATCTACCATGCAGAGCCGTCAAAGACCATGCTAGGACCGATCAAGAAGCACATCCTTGACCACTTCCACCACAAGAAGCCTGTGCCGCCAAAGCCGGAGCCCAAGCCACAACCTCATCCAGACTACCACCCAGTCCCTCCCACCCCCACgtacggaggaggaggtggacacCCCTCTACTCCGATCTACCACGCAGAGTCAAAGACCATGTTGGGACCGATCAAGAAGCACATCCTAGAACACTTCCACCACAAAAAGCCTGTGCCGCCCAAGCCAGAGCCCAAGCCACAGCCCCACCCCGACTACCACCCCGTTCCTCCCACCCCCACCTATGGCAGCGGAGGTGGACACCCCTCGACCCCGATCTACCACCCTCCTTCCCAGCACTGA